The following are encoded in a window of Scleropages formosus chromosome 7, fSclFor1.1, whole genome shotgun sequence genomic DNA:
- the ankrd12 gene encoding ankyrin repeat domain-containing protein 12 isoform X3: MKMKSSMKRKLSFTVSPPQNEERDSDTDSDPGHSSETWGERLIAPCTIFSDKDGPDKKKVKKETGNKKSTPMNILFGYPLSERKQMALLMQMTARDNSPDTTPNHPSQAPTVQKKIASSTSSRQKDKVNKRNERGETPLHMAAIRGDAKQVRELISLGADVNVKDFAGWTPLHEACNLGYYDVAKVLIAAGAEVNTQGLDDDTPLHDASSSGHKDIVKLLLRHGGNAFQANKRGERPVDVADSQEVEQLLKGEVPLSDPDDSSSESEDPASVNPSSVDDNMEYSDGEKDSDNKQTSSVKTPASASGLDEYEFKDDEEEVDLSKALNDRHILRRELRQREKDEKDRNHLVTKQDKINPPASKSKKQKPSRILYCSSESSGDDTETPVERKSSPTSSATAEGHKPDAKPKKELVTEHKEKGKVKKKYKNLSKNKENQEVKEDGKENSKAPFFSSTVAGLETPEKGREEDSFKMSFSPKDDSSVHLFHLSSVKSPKLNHSLTDKQSAPLKQENAKTCVSLGDASCQVDSGKYDHYAEDCATESSSSKGFKHKEKSKHHQRDLCLDADDRSSSPYKDAVSLDNAEGALRKTDKDGKVLKKHKLKHKGKDKHKKEYEMEKDKHRQKELKKDGHRNLEFDREFWKENFFKSDENEEPPSGKTETHESSSPKKMADASPAKEERTGREKHTSSKEKRQKEEWEKDKSLKKEKESSCKDEKARLSEREEKTSNYVTDEGPDESLYTAVMKEEPEDQPVTENDADQEQLDSPEKVCREKTERRLLGKEKENEKMDKRHLEKEKKIKTEHLQDKSEVHNFTDRWKEREKTTTTSSHSGGENKHKESEKLKAILMSKKPEENKRSKDKTDRKNDKEKQEKDRCPGDNRDKEKMGTEKKMKTLEKAGDHSKPDRMKEREKEWDKKKKEKPKEATSSSSNLKLLLEDRKSSLSESSKMFHDKTAIAKLKDDVPKTPEKDRRERDRDADRHRDRDRDRYKDKSQQARSTKSNINTVEADKSKAKSLPATKDVRPKEKRLVNDDLMQTSFERMLSLKDQEIELWHKKHMEKIKQKERERMKQRPGLEQGKLKTKDKVKNSAGEICLSKDLQRSKSSEVSESHAREKVLKDATSTRSFSLDAKGLSYTGKQGPSLDNNLSRSPRPESERGGLISRSVSMISMASSEDSCQTPALTPRPLSEYDSDFTVEGSDSQPSLSQSSNAVHAIRSPAIHEKETDGLFDALQRNKMSASGRHTTPYLRSILDEDSKPSADSRLCEDSSRPGVHAHLSSESVRCPQPEGVVAPPPQSNSNQGLLHLSRSNGSSDSENPSENGSEGNVTGARLLPLSRNSDTVIKDLSEKTGHQPALLHAEGTQLSALDSKRPHVSDPLLDRSTQCVQVDDTRMENDSRKSASECNKKETKDYLSTDTSGTSSSSLSHQLLSTNAKVSLDSYKKQWDVHAESNLDMSQKTEVDLPLVPEQKDKSTGETALSIPECKVEEHKMIESSRDEWASSSAKPSIAPLCIISQRMDGSLDDSALNFKVGITEAKHTEEDVDVEVTDAGSKDTKTPKPSAVPTETCDAPLPDRLDCIFPASCTPETGYSDSEHKNEITAVSSGLEKGSSVEVAEKVRPPTEGSSVIQPTGEIIKVESGEELITDHSAPEEKLYHPRKDTTTGELHSAQVDLQAEHINTSSGGSSPVPGDGDSDSSGTRAKVRLSEDEDVQLHHPRKRKMPRVPQPVQAGPTTQQAKEKSQQSLAAIVDSLKLEEIQPYQTERANPYYEFLHIRKKIEEKRKVLCSVIPQAPQYYDEYVTFNGSYLLDGNPLSKLCIPTITPPPSLPEPLKEMFKQQEVVRMKLRLQHSIEREKLIVSNEQEVLRVHYRAARTLANQTLPFSACTVLLDAEVYNMPQDAQGDDGKTSVRDRFNARQFMSWLQDVDDKFDKLKTRLLMRQQHEAAALNAVQRLEWQLKLQELDPATYKSTSIFEIPEFYIPLVDVNDDFDLTPI; the protein is encoded by the exons ATGAAGATGAAGTCCTCCATGAAAAGAAAGCTCTCCTTCACAGTCAGCCCACCGCAGAATGAAGAGCGGGACTCTGACACTG ATTCAGACCCAGGACACTCGAGTGAGACCTGGGGAGAGAGATTAATCGCTCCCTGCACGATTTTCTCAG ACAAGGATGGGCCAGACAAGAAGAAAGTGAAGAAGGAGACGGGAAACAAGAAATCCACCCCCATGAACATCCTGTTTGGCTATCCTCTGTCAGAACGGAAGCAGATGGCACTCCTGATGCAGATGACTGCCAGGGACAACAGCCCAG ACACCACCCCTAACCACCCCTCGCAGGCACCCACAGTGCAGAAAAAGATTGCCAGCAGCACCTCATCGCGGCAGAAGGATAAAGTCAACAAGAGGAATGAACGCGGAGAGACCCCGCTGCACATGGCCGCCATCCGAGGGGATGCCAAACAGGTCCGAGAGCTCATCAGCTTGGGAGCTGATGTCAATGTCAAAGACTTTGCAg GCTGGACTCCTCTTCATGAAGCATGTAACCTTGGCTATTATGATGTGGCCAAAGTGCTGATTGCAGCAGGTGCAGAGGTTAACACGCAGGGGCTGGATGATGACACTCCACTACACGACGCATCCAGCAGTGGGCACAAGGAT ATTGTGAAGCTGCTGTTGCGACATGGAGGAAATGCCTTCCAGGCCAACAAACGTGGGGAACGTCCAGTAGATGTTGCAGACTCCCAGGAGGTGGAGCAGTTGCTCAAAGGCGAGGTGCCACTATCTGATCCAGATGACAGTTCTTCAG AATCAGAGGACCCTGCATCTGTGAATCCCTCCAGTGTTGATGACAACATGGAATATTCAGATGGTGAAAAGGACTCCGATAACAAACAGACCAGTTCGGTCAAAACACCAGCGTCTGCATCTGGACTAGATGAATATGAATTCAAGGACGATGAGGAGGAAGTAGACCTGAGCAAAGCCCTTAATGACAGACATATTCTCAGGAGAGAGTTGCGCCAGCGAGAGAAGGACGAGAAGGACAGGAACCATTTGGTAACCAAACAGGACAAGATTAATCCACCTGCCTCCAagtcaaaaaagcaaaagccTTCCCGTATTCTGTACTGTAGCTCAGAGAGCTCTGGCGATGACACTGAAACCCCTGTTGAGAGGAAGTCCTCTCCCACATCTTCTGCCACTGCTGAAGGGCACAAGCCTGATGCCAAGCCTAAAAAAGAGCTTGTTACAGAGCATAAAGAGAAGGGAAAGGTCaagaaaaagtataaaaatttGAGCAAAAATAAGGAAAATCAAGAAGTGAAAGAAGATGGGAAAGAGAACAGTAAGGCGCCATTCTTTTCTTCCACAGTAGCAGGGTTGGAGACCCCAGAGAAAGGCAGAGAGGAAgattcttttaaaatgtctttcagCCCCAAGGACGACTCCTCTGTTCACCTCTTCCATTTATCATCTGTGAAATCTCCCAAGCTCAATCACAGCTTGACTGACAAACAGTCGGCCCCTCTTAAACAAGAAAACGCTAAAACGTGTGTCTCACTTGGAGATGCTTCCTGTCAGGTTGACTCTGGTAAATATGATCACTATGCAGAGGACTGTGCCACAGAGAGCTCCAGCAGCAAAGGCTTCAAGCACAAGGAGAAAAGTAAGCATCACCAGAGAGATCTATGCTTAGACGCAGATGACAGGAGCTCCAGTCCTTACAAGGATGCAGTCAGTTTGGACAATGCTGAAGGAGCTTTACGAAAGACTGACAAAGATGGCAAGGTCCTcaaaaaacataaattgaaACACAAGGGGAAAGATAAGCATAAAAAGGAATATGAAATGGAGAAGGACAAGCACCGACAGAAAGAACTGAAGAAAGATGGCCATAGGAATCTAGAATTTGACCGGGAGTTCTGGAAGgagaacttttttaaaagtgatgAAAATGAGGAACCTCCTTCGGGGAAAACGGAGACGCACGAAAGTTCTTCTCCAAAAAAGATGGCAGATGCATCGCCTGCGAAAGAGGAACGAACAGGTCGAGAAAAACATACCAGCAGTAAAGAGAAGCGGCAAAAGGAAGAATGGGAGAAAGACAAATCTttaaagaaggagaaggagtccTCATGTAAAGATGAAAAGGCTAGACTGAGTGAACGGGAAGAGAAGACAAGCAACTATGTCACAGATGAGGGACCTGACGAATCCCTCTACACTGCAGTCATGAAAGAAGAGCCAGAGGACCAGCCTGTTACTGAGAATGATGCTGATCAAGAACAGCTGGACTCTCCAGAGAAAGTTTGTCGTGAAAAAACAGAGAGGAGACTCCTaggaaaagagaaggaaaatgaaaagatgGATAAAAGGcatttggagaaagagaagaagatCAAAACTGAGCACTTGCAAGACAAATCTGAAGTGCATAATTTTACAGATCgatggaaagaaagagaaaagacaaccaccacctcctcccatTCTGGTGGAGAGAATAAACACAAGGAGAGTGAAAAGCTGAAAGCTATCTTGATGTCAAAGAAGCcagaagaaaacaagagaaGTAAGgacaagacagacagaaagaatgACAAAGAGAAGCAGGAGAAGGACCGGTGTCCTGGGGATAacagagacaaagaaaaaatgggcacagaaaagaaaatgaaaaccttAGAGAAAGCTGGGGATCATAGCAAGCCTGACAgaatgaaagagagagagaaggagtgggacaaaaagaaaaaagaaaagccaaaaGAAGCAACAAGTTCCAGCTCAAATTTGAAATTGCTCTTGGAAGACAGAAAGAGCAGCTTATCCGAAAGTAGTAAGATGTTCCATGACAAGACTGCCATTGCAAAGCTGAAGGATGATGTTCCAAAAACACCAGAAAAGGACAGGAGGGAACGGGACAGAGATGCTGACAGGCACAGGGACAGGGATCGAGACCGATACAAGGACAAGTCTCAACAGGCCAGGTCAACCAAGTCAAACATAAACACAGTGGAGGCTGACAAGAGTAAAGCTAAATCATTACCTGCCACCAAAGATGTCCGTCCTAAAGAAAAAAGACTTGTCAATGATGATCTCATGCAGACCAGCTTTGAGCGAATGCTGAGCCTTAAAGACCAGGAAATTGAACTGTGGCACAAGAAGCACATGGAAAAAATcaagcagaaagagagagaaaggatgAAGCAGCGACCTGGGCTGGAGCAAGGTAAGCTAAAGACCAAGGACAAGGTAAAGAACTCTGCAGGAGAGATTTGCCTCAGCAAAGACTTACAGCGTTCCAAGAGCTCTGAGGTATCGGAGAGTCACGCCCGAGAAAAGGTACTGAAAGATGCCACCAGCACTAGATCCTTCTCTTTGGATGCCAAGGGCCTGTCCTATACTGGAAAGCAAGGCCCCAGTCTTGATAACAACCTAAGCAGGTCCCCCAGGCCAGAAAGTGAGAGGGGTGGTCTCATATCCAGGTCGGTGTCCATGATTTCAATGGCTAGCTCAGAGGACTCTTGCCAAACACCTGCACTTACACCAAGACCCTTAAGCGAGTATGACTCAGATTTTACAGTGGAAGGTTCTGATTCTCAGCCATCACTTTCACAGTCATCTAATGCAGTGCATGCTATCCGGTCACCTGCCATCCATGAAAAAGAAACCGATGGTCTTTTTGATGCTTTGCAACGCAACAAGATGTCAGCTTCTGGTAGACACACCACCCCATACCTGAGATCTATTCTGGATGAAGACTCTAAACCTTCTGCTGACAGTAGGCTGTGTGAGGATTCCAGCCGGCCCGGCGTGCACGCACATTTAAGCAGTGAAAGTGTGAGGTGTCCTCAGCCTGAAGGAGTAGTGGCTCCTCCTCCACAGAGCAATAGCAATCAGGGTTTGCTACATCTGAGTCGAAGTAATGGCAGCTCTGACAGTGAAAATCCATCCGAAAATGGCAGCGAGGGGAATGTTACCGGTGCTCGGCTGCTGCCGCTCTCAAGGAACAGTGACACTGTGATAAAGGATTTAAGTGAAAAAACTGGCCATCAGCCTGCTCTTTTACACGCTGAAGGTACGCAGCTGTCCGCTCTAGATTCAAAAAGACCACACGTCTCTGACCCTCTATTAGACAGGAGCACACAGTGTGTACAGGTGGATGACACCAGAATGGAAAACGATAGTAGAAAGTCTGCCTCTGAATGTAACAAGAAGGAAACAAAGGATTATCTGTCTACGGACACATCAGGAACATCGTCATCATCTTTGTCTCATCAGCTTCTGTCCACTAATGCCAAAGTATCCTTAGATTCTTACAAGAAACAGTGGGATGTCCACGCAGAGTCCAACCTTGACATGTCACAAAAAACTGAAGTTGATTTACCTTTAGTCCCTGAGCAAAAAGACAAGTCCACAGGTGAGACTGCTCTGTCCATTCCAGAATGCAAAGTGGAGGAACATAAGATGATTGAAAGCTCCAGGGATGAATGGGCCAGCAGCAGTGCCAAGCCTTCCATTGCTCCTCTCTGCATTATCTCACAGAGGATGGATGGCAGTTTAGATGACTCTGCCCTTAATTTCAAGGTGGGTATTACTGAGGCCAAACACACTGAAGAGGATGTGGACGTGGAGGTCACAGATGCAGGCTCAAAAGACACTAAAACACCAAAACCCTCAGcagtacctacagaaacctgcgATGCTCCTCTGCCGGACAGACTTGATTGCATCTTTCCTGCGTCTTGTACACCAGAGACTGGCTACTCCGATTctgaacataaaaatgaaataacagcTGTTTCCAGTGGCTTGGAAAAGGGCAGCAGTGTGGAGGTGGCAGAGAAGGTAAGACCTCCAACTGAAGGCAGCAGTGTCATACAACCCACAGGTGAAATAATAAAGGTTGAGTCAGGGGAAGAGCTGATTACTGACCACAGTGCACCCGAGGAAAAACTTTACCATCCACGCAAGGATACGACCACTGGGGAACTGCACAGTGCCCAAGTGGATCTCCAGGCAGAGCACATTAACACTTCCTCAGGTGGCTCTTCTCCAGTGCCAGGAGATGGGGACTCTGATTCTTCAGGGACTAGAGCTAAGGTCCGCCTGTCAGAGGATGAAGATGTGCAGCTGCATCACCCACGGAAGAGGAAGATGCCCCGAGTACCCCAACCTGTACAAGCTGGCCCCACTACCCAGCAGGCCAAGGAGAAAAGCCAGCAGTCCTTGGCTGCTATTGTGGACTCGCTCAAGTTGGAGGAGATCCAACCATACCAGACTGAGAGGGCCAACCCTTACTACGAATTCTTGCACATCCGCAAGAAGATTGAGGAGAAGCGGAAAGTGTTGTGCAGCGTCATTCCCCAAGCACCACAGTATTATGATGAGTATGTGACCTTCAATGGATCTTATCTCCTGGATGGAAACCCTCTGAGCAAGCTTTGTATTCCAACT ATAACACCTCCTCCTTCATTGCCTGAGCCACTGAAGGAGATGTTCAAGCAGCAAGAGGTTGTTCGCATGAAGCTGCGTCTGCAACACAGCATTGAACGG gAAAAATTAATTGTATCAAACGAACAAGAGGTTTTACGTGTCCATTATCGTGCAGCAAGAACACTAGCCAATCAGACCCTTCCGTTCAGTGCCTGCACAGTTTTGCTTGATGCTGAAGTTTACAATATGCCCCAGGATGCCCAG GGAGATGATGGCAAAACATCTGTCCGGGACAGGTTCAATGCTAGGCAGTTCATGTCTTGGCTCCAGGATGTTGATGACAAGTTTGACAAACTGAAG ACCCGCCTCTTAATGCGCCAGCAGCACGAAGCAGCGGCGCTCAACGCGGTTCAGCGGCTTGAGTGGCAGCTGAAGCTGCAGGAACTCGACCCAGCCACCTACAAGTCCACCAGCATATTCGAGATTCCGGAGTTCTACATCCCCCTGGTTGATGTCAACGATGACTTTGATCTCACCCCAATATGA